A region from the Acyrthosiphon pisum isolate AL4f chromosome A1, pea_aphid_22Mar2018_4r6ur, whole genome shotgun sequence genome encodes:
- the LOC100573922 gene encoding uncharacterized protein LOC100573922 isoform X1 produces the protein MIEINSAAGLITVLTRILRNTEDRNANTYIADAVMNRILSFDHLPTDKKHVFSVLLNNIMCLYHVACHRQLIEYVAFKDRLVDLSIDYAIVDYELKISNENVDMLEHTLKVGIIFLYIYKTLK, from the exons ATGATAGAAATTAATTCGGCGGCTGGTTTGATTACCGTTTTAACAAGAATCCTTAGGAATACTGAAGACAGAAATGCAAACACTTATATCGCCGATGCTGTCATGAATAGAATATTGTCATTTGATCATTTGCCTACTGacaaaaaacatgtattttctGTGTTGCTGAACAATATAATGTGCTTATATCACGTAGCTTGCCATAGACAGTTAATTGAA TATGTAGCTTTCAAAGACAGATTAGTCGATTTATCGATAGACTATGCTATAGtagattatgaattaaaaatttccaACGAAAACGTGGACATGTTAGAGCACACTCTtaaggtaggtattatttttttatacatttataagacattaaaataa
- the LOC100572379 gene encoding signal recognition particle subunit SRP68 gives MSNQIVGNESNKENAPENEEKKIPIFSIEILKIIKEAQQQHGLRHNDYQRYRGYCTRRIRRLRKVMHLQQGDRRHFRKKNVTETNLTDERAVYIPLMLAERAWSYAMQLRVEANTEPRKKFHLVSRLRKAASYAIQLQKLCESEKFDARTQLETQAYVAWCEGMLQFELQEWKPAIENLKKAQMIYEKLASALNEEDAILYRNRYEELEPSLRFCAYNIGNETDVNQLLHLRNQAQGDLLVTLDTLMAQTRDSLSEVTWRNRTVPVKNSRVRTFLLANRDFNSLLDKCTTLAEKSDSLEQHLMDCKDAMLAIRDDIKTEQKMDGSSTSSASSLQYLHTYLSFIRLERSIQRNLLLIESALENDGKQRNNRE, from the exons tATTAAAGATTATTAAGGAAGCCCAACAGCAACATGGCTTAAGGCATAATGATTATCAAAgatatag aggTTATTGCACCCGACGTATCAGACGTTTACGAAAAGTTATGCATTTACAACAGGGTGATCGAAGACATTTTCGCAAGAAAAATGTTACAGAAACCAATTTGACAGATGAAAG AGCTGTATACATACCGTTGATGTTAGCTGAAAGAGCATGGAGTTATGCAATGCAACTAAGAGTTGAAGCTAATACAGAAccaagaaaaaaatttcatttggtGTCTAGATTAAGAAAAGCTGCTAGTTATGCAATACAACTTCAAAAACTTTGtgag tcTGAAAAATTTGATGCTCGTACTCAACTAGAAACTCAAGCTTATGTGGCTTGGTGTGAAGGAATGTTGCAATTTGAACTACAAGAATGGAAGCCAGCcatagaaaacttaaaaaaagctCA aatgatttatgaaaaattagcATCTGCACTGAATGAAGAAGATGCTATTTTATATAGAAATCGATATGAAGAATTAGAACCAAGCTTGCGTTTCTGTGCTTATAATATTGGAAATGAGACAGATGTTAATCAACTATTACATTTGCGTAATCAAGCACAAGGGGATTTATTAGTGACATTGGAT actTTGATGGCGCAAACAAGAGATTCATTAAGTGAAGTGACTTGGAGAAATCGTACTGTGCCCGTAAAAAATTCTCGTGTAAGGACTTTCTTATTAGCCAATCGTGATTTTAATAGTTTGTTGGACAAATGCACTACATTAGCTGAAAAGAGTGATTCATTGGAACAACATTTGATGGACTGTAAAGATGCTATGCTAGCAATAAGAGATGACATTAAAACTGAACAG AAAATGGATGGTTCTTCAACTTCTTCAGCATCATCATTACAGTATCTTCATACTTATTTGTCATTCATTCGTTTGGAAAGATCAATACAACGTAATTTGTTGTTAATTGAAAGTGCATTGGAAAATGATGGCAAACAAAGGAACAATC ggGAGTAA
- the LOC100163821 gene encoding zinc finger protein 226: MNTGSYPTFVTAAPATSFNTCSSANMTQVNTGNKYTNVQQQTDTSNTNTVVNTSNTSGQVVALLNSDEAGVTYLRPLDSNGFAVNLAGVGSSNQQGQIFTIPITVPGSKPGEQSQTIQIQVVGQGGISGDKLLPVFGPVLQLAYNQQQDNGTIQLQLQQEGDVSNDQIHNNNNDSMQSSDLLQDVQEDQDMIQDVKPVIIEQSSTDSNGIPFPLAVVVNQEMVVRRNQQDNKIIGDQKDNQADKRLRIQNEQDSANQYVMTYSSNSNNSVSLADYISMNHDNIPLGHFLKFSPDNNKRDSMESSGNQDDGTSEMVVYEDTNNGEKGKRKKKYKKKPPAARKPRPGQIHIATALDGTLLFCCPECSMAYPDKEMLEQHLVAHKIERRFICDLCGAGLKRKEHLERHKLGHNPERPFVCNVCCKGFKRKEHLNLHAVIHSGVKTEVCQDCGKGFYRRDHLRKHTQSHITKRLKEEHAALQQMAEQATVSDRQKMSAPELIQNQSHSGPIINLAHQEMIIDAVASGRNDSPTPPSDHQIVITKGNQKLTEQELIILQQQQIQQQQQQIQQQQQQQQQQQQQQQQQQQQQQQQQPNSPNIAQQEMIIEAVGQQHQSPSPPHVEHHQVVITKLEPIEDSRGENESIVLTQSDAREALGLLHHQSQ; encoded by the exons ATGAATACTGGAAGTTATCCTACATTTGTGACCGCTGCGCCGGCAACTTCGTTTAATACCTGTTCGAGTGCAAACATGACTCAAGTGAATACAggaaacaaatatacaaatgttCAACAACAAACTGATACATCAAACACTAATACAGTAGTTAATACTTCTAATACTAGTGGACAAGTTGTTGCACTGTTGAACAGTGATGAAGCAGGTGTAACTTACTTGAGGCCACTAGATTCAAATGGTTTTGCTGTAAATCTAGCTGGAGTTGGGTCATCTAACCAACAAGGACaa atatttactaTTCCCATAACTGTTCCTGGTTCTAAGCCTGGAGAACAAAGTCAAACTATACAAATTCAAGTAGTTGGACAAGGCGGTATATCTGGTGATAAACTTTTGCCAGTTTTTGGACCAGTATTACAACTAGCGTATAACCAACAACAAGACAATGGAACCATTCAACTTCAA TTACAGCAAGAAGGTGATGTTTCAAATGACCAAATACATAACAACAACAATGATTCAATGCAATCGTCGGACTTATTGCAAGACGTTCAAGAGGATCAA gatATGATACAAGATGTTAAACCAGTAATAATCGAACAAAGCAGCACAGATAGTAATGGTATACCATTTCCATTGGCAGTAGTGGTAAATCAAGAAATGGTTGTGCGGCGTAATCAGCAAGACAACAAAATAATTGGTGATCAAAAAGATAATCAGGCGGACAAACGATTAAGAATTCAAAATGAACAAGATTCag CAAATCAATATGTTATGACTTACTCATCTAATTCAAATAATTCTGTTTCATTGGCtgattatatatctatgaatcatgataatatacctcttggacattttttaaaattttcacccgataataataaaagagaTAGTATGGAATCATCTGGTAACCAAGATGATGGCACTAGTGAAATGGTAGTTTACGAAGATACCAATAATGGG gaaaagggtaaaagaaaaaaaaaatacaaaaagaaaCCACCGGCTGCTCGAAAACCACGACCTGGTCAAATACATATTGCAACTGCCTTAGATGGTACTCTTCTGTTTTGTTGTCCAGAATGTAGCATGGCTTACCCCGATAAAGAAATGCTTGAACAACATTTAGTTGCTCATAAAATAGAAAGAAGATTTATATGTGACCTGTGTGGTGCTGGGCTTAAACGAAAAGAACATTTAGAACGACATAAATTAGGTCATAATCCAGAACGTCCATTTGTTTGTAATGTTTGTTGTAAAG GTTTCAAAAGaaaagaacatttaaatttgcATGCTGTGATCCACTCAGGCGTAAAGACTGAAGTATGCCAGGATTGTGGTAAAGGTTTCTACCGGCGAGATCATTTAAGAAAACATACTCAAAGCCACATTACTAAACGTTTAAAAGAAGAACATGCGGCTCTTCAACAAATGGCAGAACAAGCAACAGTGTCAGATCGTCAAAAAATGTCTGCCCCGGAGCTAATCCAAAATCAAAGCCATTCAGGACCAATCATTAACTTGGCACACCAAGAAATGATAATTGATGCTGTTGCTAGTGGAAGAAACGATAGTCCCACCCCTCCAAGTGATCATCAAATCGTCATCACCAAAGGCAACCAAAAACTTACTGAACAAGAGTTGATTATACTACAGCAGCAGCAAATtcagcagcaacaacagcagattcagcagcagcagcaacagcagcagcagcagcaacaacaacaacagcagcagcaacaacagcagcagcaacagcaaccaAATAGTCCAAATATAGCCCAACAAGAGATGATCATTGAGGCTGTAGGACAACAACATCAAAGTCCATCTCCACCACATGTGGAACACCATCAAGTAGTTATTACTAAACTAGAACCAATAGAAGATTCTAGAGGAGAAAATGAAAGTATTGTTTTGACTCAGTCTGATGCTAGAGAAGCACTTGGTTTACTACACCATCAATCTCAATGA
- the LOC100573922 gene encoding uncharacterized protein LOC100573922 isoform X2: MIEINSAAGLITVLTRILRNTEDRNANTYIADAVMNRILSFDHLPTDKKHVFSVLLNNIMCLYHVACHRQLIEYVAFKDRLVDLSIDYAIVDYELKISNENVDMLEHTLKDI, from the exons ATGATAGAAATTAATTCGGCGGCTGGTTTGATTACCGTTTTAACAAGAATCCTTAGGAATACTGAAGACAGAAATGCAAACACTTATATCGCCGATGCTGTCATGAATAGAATATTGTCATTTGATCATTTGCCTACTGacaaaaaacatgtattttctGTGTTGCTGAACAATATAATGTGCTTATATCACGTAGCTTGCCATAGACAGTTAATTGAA TATGTAGCTTTCAAAGACAGATTAGTCGATTTATCGATAGACTATGCTATAGtagattatgaattaaaaatttccaACGAAAACGTGGACATGTTAGAGCACACTCTtaag gacatttaa